CCGGGCTGCTCTGGCTGCTGGTGTACTACCTGGCGGCCGAACAGATCAGCTGGATGAACGACCTCAACGCCTGGAACTTCCTGATCGGCTTCGGGCTGATGGTCGTCGGGTTGATCATGACGATGCGGTGGCGCTGACCGGCGCTGACGTGCGCGGCAGCGGGATTACATGCGTGTCATTCATGCACACCTGTGGATGACCCTGTGGACAACTCGAGGACCGATTGGGGAGAGCGTCGCGTGAATCCGGAACCCTCCGCCTCGCCGTCGCTGTCCTGGGCCACTCCCGCGCCCGCCCTCGTCGCCGTCGGGCTCGGTGGCGCGGTGCTCGCGGTCGCCGCGTTCTTCGCCGGTGATGCCCCGAGCCGGTTGCTGGTCGGCCTCGCCGCGGCGGGCCTGCTCGGCCTCGCGGTGCTCGGAGCACGGCAGCGCCCCCGGCTCGAGGTCCGTCCCGGCTCACCTCCGGTGCTGGTCGTGCGCACTTTCCTGGGGCCGACCGAGTACCGGCCCGAGCAGATCATCCGAGCCAGGATCGTCTCCTACCGCCGGTTGGGCCGACGCAGCCCCATGCTCGAGATCGACGTCCGCCACCACGACGGCGAGCGGCTGCTCATCTTCGGCCGCTGGGATCTCGGCACGAATCCGGAGGACGTGTTCGACGCGCTGGTCGTCCACCGGCTGGCGTTCCTCCCGAAGGACTGACCAGGGCGTTCGCCGGGCTTAAGCGTCCCCCGAATGCCCACCGCGATCGAAGTTGTCCACAGGTTGTCCACCGTTCGCGGGTCACTTCCCGCGTGGTTTCACGTGAAGCAATCCCCGGATTCACAGCATCGCCGCCGCGACGGCGATCGCCGCGACCGACGCCACGCCCACCGCGGCGATGGCGGCCCAGCCGACCGTGCGGGCGGTCTCCGATGTCCGCACGCCCAGCCA
This sequence is a window from Nocardia farcinica. Protein-coding genes within it:
- the crgA gene encoding cell division protein CrgA gives rise to the protein MPKSKVRKKTDYTINPASRTPVKVKAGPSPVWYVAIMLGFMLAGLLWLLVYYLAAEQISWMNDLNAWNFLIGFGLMVVGLIMTMRWR
- a CDS encoding PH domain-containing protein, giving the protein MNPEPSASPSLSWATPAPALVAVGLGGAVLAVAAFFAGDAPSRLLVGLAAAGLLGLAVLGARQRPRLEVRPGSPPVLVVRTFLGPTEYRPEQIIRARIVSYRRLGRRSPMLEIDVRHHDGERLLIFGRWDLGTNPEDVFDALVVHRLAFLPKD